A window of the Bacteroides thetaiotaomicron VPI-5482 genome harbors these coding sequences:
- a CDS encoding DUF1735 and LamG domain-containing protein, producing MKLYKYCFALLALTTVTVSGCKNEDINEEHHYDNKLYVSSAPVCDDLLIKPSITEATRELSYRIASPAEQDIQISFDAAPAMTAAYNLIYNDNATALDSYFYNMPTKTATIKAGDISSDNIVIDFKNTNELDKSKRYVLPVTILDASNIDVLESARTAYFIFKGAALINVVANIKEIYFPINWKSSVNSLSTVTIEALVRSEDWVAGRDNALSSVFGIEGKFLVRIGDADRPRDQVQVVAPGGNFPGPNVVPGLPVNEWVHIAIVYDNTTKERIYYKDGVPVYKDEAASGNVSLSSGCYIGRAWDDTRWLPGDISEVRVWSVQRTAEQIATNPYEVDPASEGLVAYWKFNEGAGNVITDQTGHGNDITGSGDPTWVKVEIPKIN from the coding sequence ATGAAACTCTATAAATATTGTTTTGCGCTTTTGGCTCTTACAACAGTCACAGTGAGTGGTTGTAAGAATGAAGATATCAATGAAGAGCATCATTATGACAATAAACTCTATGTTAGCTCGGCTCCTGTTTGTGATGATTTGCTGATTAAGCCCAGTATAACTGAGGCTACCCGTGAACTTAGCTATCGTATAGCATCGCCGGCAGAACAAGATATTCAAATAAGCTTTGATGCGGCTCCCGCTATGACAGCAGCATATAATTTGATTTACAATGATAACGCAACTGCACTGGATTCATATTTTTATAATATGCCAACAAAAACTGCTACTATTAAGGCAGGGGATATTTCCAGTGATAATATTGTGATTGACTTTAAGAATACCAACGAATTGGATAAGTCAAAACGATATGTATTGCCCGTCACCATTCTAGATGCATCCAATATTGATGTACTCGAAAGTGCCCGTACTGCTTATTTCATATTTAAGGGTGCTGCCCTTATTAATGTAGTGGCAAATATCAAAGAAATCTATTTCCCAATTAACTGGAAGAGCAGTGTGAATAGTCTTTCTACTGTTACTATTGAAGCTTTGGTTCGTAGTGAAGACTGGGTAGCAGGACGTGATAATGCCCTGAGTTCTGTTTTCGGTATTGAAGGTAAATTCCTTGTACGTATTGGTGATGCTGACCGTCCACGTGATCAAGTTCAGGTAGTAGCTCCCGGTGGTAATTTCCCAGGTCCGAATGTTGTTCCGGGTTTACCGGTTAATGAGTGGGTACACATTGCCATTGTTTATGATAATACAACAAAAGAACGAATCTATTATAAAGATGGTGTGCCTGTTTATAAAGACGAAGCAGCTTCAGGTAATGTATCTTTGAGCAGTGGTTGTTATATTGGTCGCGCTTGGGATGATACTCGTTGGTTGCCGGGAGATATTTCAGAAGTCCGCGTGTGGTCAGTGCAAAGAACGGCAGAGCAAATTGCCACTAATCCTTATGAAGTAGATCCTGCCAGTGAAGGACTGGTTGCTTACTGGAAGTTTAATGAAGGTGCTGGAAATGTTATTACCGACCAGACTGGACATGGTAATGATATTACAGGTTCGGGCGATCCTACTTGGGTAAAAGTAGAGATTCCTAAGATAAATTAA
- a CDS encoding BT_3987 domain-containing protein, whose amino-acid sequence MNMKYITSGLFAAMIVSSTAFLTSCADDLEVGKNIDESAYSGIYENNAYLRDGKSNLVSKVVELHGETYATTVKMGLSKTPNTATSAKVKIDAAYLETYNKAHNTDFALYPQDLVTFANEGILTVNANTKSAEVEMTIRAGEGLQEDKTYAIPVAISDQSSDITIKDEDAKHCIYLVKDMRNAGDAYKGEGVMQGYLFFEVNDVNPLNTLSFQLENGKLLWDVVVLFAANINYDAEAGRPRVQCNPNVQYLLDNNETLLQPLRRRGVKVLLGLLGNHDITGLAQLSEQGAKDFAREVAQYCKAYNLDGVNYDDEYSNSPDLSNPSLTNPSTAAAARLCYETKQAMPDKLVTVFDWGQMYGVATVDGVDAKEWIDIVVANYGSAAYPIGQMTKKQCSGISMEFNLGGGGSLSASKAQSMIDGGYGWFMGFAPSPAKYGSVFSRLQGGGEVLYGSNVAAPTIFYKKNDPTPYKYPDDL is encoded by the coding sequence ATGAATATGAAATATATAACTTCGGGTTTGTTCGCTGCCATGATTGTGAGCAGTACTGCATTCTTGACCTCTTGTGCTGATGATCTTGAGGTCGGAAAGAATATTGATGAGTCGGCCTACAGTGGCATTTATGAAAATAATGCATATCTGCGTGATGGAAAGTCGAACTTAGTTTCTAAGGTTGTCGAATTGCACGGTGAGACTTATGCTACTACAGTAAAAATGGGGTTGAGCAAGACACCTAATACAGCTACATCGGCAAAAGTGAAAATTGATGCTGCTTATTTGGAAACGTATAATAAGGCGCATAATACAGATTTTGCATTGTATCCGCAGGACTTGGTTACCTTTGCTAACGAAGGAATACTTACAGTGAACGCTAATACTAAATCAGCGGAGGTAGAGATGACTATTCGGGCAGGAGAAGGTCTGCAGGAAGATAAAACATATGCTATTCCGGTAGCTATCAGTGATCAGAGTAGTGATATCACTATTAAAGATGAAGATGCGAAACATTGTATTTATCTGGTGAAAGATATGCGAAATGCCGGTGATGCATATAAAGGAGAAGGTGTAATGCAAGGTTATTTGTTCTTTGAAGTAAATGACGTAAATCCGCTGAATACTCTTTCTTTCCAATTAGAGAATGGAAAACTTCTTTGGGATGTTGTTGTACTGTTTGCTGCTAATATCAACTATGATGCTGAAGCAGGACGTCCTCGTGTACAATGTAACCCGAATGTACAGTATCTGTTGGATAATAATGAAACTCTTCTTCAGCCACTGCGTAGACGTGGTGTGAAAGTATTGTTAGGACTGCTTGGTAACCATGACATTACAGGCTTGGCACAGCTTTCCGAACAAGGTGCTAAAGACTTTGCCCGCGAAGTTGCTCAGTATTGTAAGGCATATAACTTGGATGGAGTAAATTATGACGATGAGTATTCAAACAGTCCTGATTTGAGCAATCCGTCTCTTACTAATCCAAGTACGGCTGCTGCAGCTCGTCTGTGTTATGAAACCAAACAGGCAATGCCGGATAAACTGGTTACTGTATTTGATTGGGGACAGATGTATGGTGTAGCTACTGTCGACGGGGTAGATGCAAAAGAATGGATAGATATTGTGGTAGCCAACTATGGTAGTGCTGCATATCCTATCGGACAAATGACAAAGAAACAATGCTCCGGTATTTCAATGGAATTCAACTTAGGTGGTGGCGGTAGTTTATCTGCCTCTAAAGCTCAAAGTATGATAGATGGAGGGTATGGATGGTTTATGGGATTTGCTCCAAGTCCGGCTAAATATGGTAGTGTTTTCAGCCGTCTTCAAGGTGGTGGCGAAGTATTGTACGGGTCCAATGTAGCAGCACCGACTATATTCTACAAGAAGAATGATCCGACGCCATATAAATATCCGGATGATCTTTAA
- a CDS encoding glycoside hydrolase family 18 translates to MKNNLKYRLSALLFLASALTITSCSDWTDVESLQLNTPTFEEQNPQLYADYLKDLNRYKSEEHKVTFVSFENPKGSPGKQAERLTVVPDSVDFICLNNPEVSPEVQAEMVKIREKGTRTVYSIDYSSIENAWKEKVKAEPELTEEDALQYIGERTNEMLALCDKYNFDGVIADYTGRSLVSLPEAALKEYNDRQQKFFCEVMNWQGNHDDKTLVFYGNVQYLVPENMDMLSKFDYIMLKTASSTNADDLALKAYLAIQAGIDAVGGTEEGVNPVPADRFIVCVELPQADDKDKVKGYWSTVDEKGNKLVAAPGAAQWMVEASPNYTRKGIFIMNVHNDYYNNTYGYVREVIRIMNPNK, encoded by the coding sequence ATGAAAAATAACCTGAAATATAGATTGTCTGCTCTGCTGTTTCTGGCATCAGCTCTGACAATAACTTCATGTAGTGATTGGACAGATGTGGAAAGTCTCCAATTGAATACTCCTACATTTGAAGAGCAGAATCCTCAGTTGTATGCTGACTATCTGAAGGATTTGAACAGATATAAGTCTGAAGAACATAAGGTCACTTTTGTTTCTTTCGAGAACCCTAAGGGATCTCCCGGCAAGCAGGCTGAACGTCTGACCGTCGTACCTGACAGCGTTGATTTCATTTGTCTGAATAATCCGGAAGTAAGTCCCGAAGTACAGGCAGAAATGGTCAAAATACGCGAGAAAGGAACTCGTACGGTTTACAGTATTGATTATTCCAGCATTGAAAATGCCTGGAAGGAGAAAGTAAAAGCCGAACCGGAGTTGACAGAAGAGGATGCTCTTCAGTATATCGGTGAACGCACCAATGAGATGTTGGCACTCTGTGACAAATATAACTTTGATGGTGTTATTGCTGATTATACGGGGCGTTCGCTGGTGAGCCTTCCGGAGGCAGCTCTGAAAGAATATAATGACCGTCAACAGAAGTTTTTTTGCGAGGTGATGAACTGGCAAGGCAATCATGATGACAAGACTCTGGTATTCTACGGAAATGTACAATATTTAGTGCCGGAGAATATGGATATGTTAAGCAAGTTTGACTACATCATGTTGAAAACTGCTTCTTCTACCAATGCTGATGATCTTGCTTTAAAAGCATATTTGGCTATTCAGGCGGGTATAGATGCAGTAGGCGGTACAGAAGAAGGAGTGAATCCTGTTCCTGCTGATCGTTTTATCGTTTGTGTCGAATTGCCGCAGGCTGACGATAAGGATAAAGTGAAGGGTTACTGGAGTACAGTGGATGAAAAAGGCAATAAACTAGTAGCAGCTCCGGGAGCAGCCCAGTGGATGGTTGAAGCATCTCCTAATTACACCCGGAAAGGAATCTTTATTATGAATGTCCATAATGATTATTATAACAATACTTATGGATATGTGCGTGAAGTTATTCGTATTATGAATCCTAATAAATAA
- a CDS encoding ATP-dependent DNA helicase, with the protein MINNYLERQIKENFPYQPTFEQEIAVKSLSEFLLSTLADEVFILRGYAGTGKTSLVGALVKTMDQLQQKAVLLAPTGRAAKVFSSYAGHPAFTIHKKIYRQQSFSNETSNFSINDNLATNTLFIVDEASMISNEGLSGSMFGTGRLLDDLIQFVYSGQGCRLLLMGDTAQLPPVGEELSPALFADALKGYGLEVREVDLTQVVRQIQESGILWNATQLRQLIAEDNCYSLPKIKITGFPDIKMVPGTELIDAITSCYDHDGMDETIVICRSNKRANLYNNGIRAQILWREDELNTGDMLMIAKNNYYWTEQYKEMDFIANGEIAVVRRVRKTREMYGFRFAEVTLRFPDQNDFELDANLLLDTLHSDSPALPKVDNDRLFYTILEDYADISNKRDRMKKMKADPHYNALQVKYAYAITCHKAQGGQWQNVFLDQGYMTDEYLTPDYFRWLYTAFTRATKTLYLVNYPKEQIL; encoded by the coding sequence ATGATAAATAACTATTTAGAAAGGCAAATTAAGGAAAATTTTCCTTATCAACCAACTTTTGAGCAGGAAATAGCTGTAAAATCTCTTTCAGAGTTTCTGCTTTCCACACTGGCGGATGAAGTATTTATCCTCAGAGGCTATGCCGGTACTGGTAAAACATCTTTGGTAGGGGCATTGGTAAAGACGATGGATCAGTTACAGCAAAAGGCTGTGTTACTGGCTCCTACCGGTCGTGCTGCAAAAGTTTTTTCATCATATGCCGGTCACCCGGCTTTTACAATTCATAAGAAAATATACCGGCAGCAGTCGTTTTCTAATGAAACCAGTAATTTTTCAATAAATGACAATCTTGCTACGAATACTTTGTTTATAGTCGACGAAGCTTCAATGATTTCCAATGAAGGATTGTCGGGCAGTATGTTTGGGACGGGAAGATTATTGGACGACCTGATACAGTTTGTTTATTCCGGTCAGGGGTGCCGTCTTTTGTTGATGGGAGATACTGCGCAGCTTCCTCCGGTAGGTGAGGAGTTGAGTCCGGCACTTTTTGCAGATGCATTAAAGGGATATGGATTGGAAGTGCGGGAAGTTGACTTGACGCAAGTGGTTCGTCAGATACAGGAATCGGGCATTTTGTGGAATGCGACTCAATTGCGTCAGCTGATAGCGGAAGATAATTGCTACTCTTTACCTAAAATAAAGATAACAGGTTTTCCAGATATAAAGATGGTGCCGGGTACGGAATTGATTGATGCCATCACTAGTTGTTATGATCATGACGGCATGGATGAGACGATTGTGATCTGTCGTTCTAATAAACGCGCGAACCTATATAATAACGGAATACGTGCACAGATCCTTTGGCGGGAAGATGAACTGAATACGGGAGATATGTTGATGATAGCCAAAAATAATTATTATTGGACAGAGCAATATAAGGAAATGGACTTCATTGCCAATGGAGAAATAGCAGTCGTGCGTCGTGTCCGTAAGACGCGTGAGATGTATGGTTTTCGCTTTGCGGAAGTGACTCTCAGGTTTCCTGACCAGAATGATTTTGAACTGGATGCCAATTTGCTGCTGGATACTCTTCACTCTGATTCTCCCGCATTGCCAAAAGTAGATAATGACAGATTATTTTATACCATACTTGAAGATTACGCAGATATATCTAACAAGCGGGACCGGATGAAAAAGATGAAAGCAGATCCACACTACAATGCGTTGCAGGTGAAATATGCTTATGCGATAACTTGTCATAAAGCACAAGGTGGGCAATGGCAGAATGTTTTTCTTGATCAGGGATATATGACGGATGAATATTTGACTCCGGATTATTTTCGCTGGTTGTATACGGCATTTACTCGCGCCACGAAGACATTGTATCTGGTGAATTATCCCAAAGAACAAATTTTATAA
- a CDS encoding SusC/RagA family TonB-linked outer membrane protein: protein MRINDSCRGSKIFRALLILMLFALPAQSAIAQLTIRISNSSLGTVIKQIQSQSKYQFFYDDNLASMRIESLNVKDVSLVEVLDKALKGKNVVYKIDDNVVYLSKANASSSTKSTQQQQKVTGKVVDANNEPLIGVSVLEKGTTNGTITDFDGNYTLVVTGSNAVLQFSYVGYQTLERAVAGKTAINITLKEDAQVLDEVVVTALGIKRSEKALSYNVQQVNADAVTTNKDPNFINSLSGKVAGVNINASSSGVGGVSKVVMRGTKSIMQSSNALYVVDGVPMYSNANKVNGTEFSSKGNTEPIADINPEDIESMSVLTGAAAAALYGSDAANGAIIITTKKGKEGRVNITVNSNVEFNAPLVMPRFQTRYGTGIGGVKDDNSSRSWGPKLTEARYFGYNPRDDYFQTGVIGTESVSFSTGSEKNQTYASAAAVNSKGIVPNNKYDRYNFNVRNTTSFLDDKMTLDVNASYILQKDRNMVNQGTYNNPLVGAYLFPRGNDWEDIKMYERYDVARKIYTQYWPTGDGNMTMQNPYWVNYRNLRENKKDRYMLGASLNYQILDWLNVSGRVRLDNSNNDYTEKAYASTNTQLTELSDRGLYGISRSYEKQLYADFLVSVNKTFGEKWSLQANMGGSFTDMRYDEMAVRGPIADDSKTFAGEKAGLTNGFYIQNLSTTKTSKMQSGWREQTQSIYASAEVGYQSTYYLTLTGRNDWPSQLAGRNSVNKSFFYPSVGMSVVLSELMPKLNKDYLSYWKIRGSFASVGTAFERYIANPLFAWNTSIGQWSNLTDFPVYDLKPERTNSFEVGMNMRFLKNFELDVTYYNAKTMNQTFNPELPVGEYARIYIQTGAVRNQGLELALNYNNTWKDFTWNTGVTYSMNKNKILTLADNAINPITREKFSISSLNMGGLGSTRFILKEGGSMGDIYSLMDLKRDANGAVYIDENNSVVTESLEANNYIKLGSVLPKGNLAWRNNFSWKNINVAFLVSARLGGVVFSRTQAVLDNFGVSEASAAARDKGYVSVNGNDRVNPEGWYSVVAGGTAVPQYYIYSATNIRLQEASIGYTIPRKWLGNVCDIKVSLIGRNLWMIYNKAPFDPESVASTDNFYQGIDYFMMPSLRNIGFNLSFKF, encoded by the coding sequence ATGAGAATCAATGACTCGTGTAGAGGCTCGAAGATTTTTCGGGCATTGTTGATCTTGATGCTATTCGCCCTTCCGGCACAATCTGCAATAGCACAGTTAACAATTAGGATCTCCAATTCTTCTTTAGGAACTGTGATTAAGCAAATCCAGTCTCAATCCAAGTATCAATTTTTTTATGATGACAATTTGGCTTCAATGCGAATAGAGTCATTGAATGTTAAAGATGTTTCTTTGGTAGAAGTACTGGATAAGGCTTTGAAAGGGAAAAATGTCGTTTATAAAATTGATGACAATGTTGTTTATTTGTCGAAAGCAAATGCATCTTCTTCGACAAAGTCGACTCAACAACAACAGAAAGTAACAGGTAAGGTGGTAGATGCTAATAACGAACCTTTGATTGGCGTTTCTGTATTGGAAAAAGGAACAACTAATGGTACTATTACTGATTTTGATGGTAATTATACATTAGTCGTTACAGGTTCAAATGCAGTTTTGCAATTTTCGTATGTTGGATATCAAACTTTGGAGAGGGCTGTAGCAGGAAAGACTGCTATTAATATCACTTTAAAGGAAGATGCTCAAGTCTTGGATGAAGTCGTAGTTACGGCATTGGGAATCAAACGCTCAGAAAAAGCGCTGTCTTACAATGTACAGCAGGTAAATGCTGATGCAGTGACTACCAATAAAGATCCTAACTTTATTAACTCATTGAGTGGTAAAGTGGCAGGTGTTAATATCAATGCTTCTTCATCCGGAGTGGGCGGTGTATCTAAAGTAGTGATGCGTGGTACAAAATCTATCATGCAGTCTTCCAATGCATTGTATGTAGTAGATGGGGTTCCGATGTACTCCAATGCAAATAAAGTGAATGGGACAGAGTTTTCTTCTAAAGGAAATACTGAGCCGATTGCCGACATTAACCCGGAAGATATTGAATCAATGTCTGTGTTGACTGGTGCGGCAGCAGCTGCACTTTACGGTTCTGATGCTGCCAATGGTGCGATTATCATTACTACTAAAAAAGGAAAAGAAGGTCGTGTGAATATCACAGTGAATAGTAATGTTGAGTTTAATGCTCCTTTGGTAATGCCTCGTTTCCAGACACGTTATGGTACAGGTATTGGTGGCGTGAAAGATGATAACTCCAGTCGTAGCTGGGGCCCTAAACTGACAGAAGCCAGATATTTTGGATATAATCCTCGTGATGATTATTTTCAGACTGGTGTTATAGGTACAGAAAGCGTATCATTCTCTACCGGTTCGGAAAAGAACCAGACTTATGCTTCCGCTGCAGCGGTTAATTCAAAAGGTATCGTTCCTAACAACAAATATGACCGTTATAATTTCAACGTACGCAATACTACTTCATTTCTTGATGATAAGATGACATTGGATGTAAATGCCAGCTACATTTTGCAGAAAGACCGCAATATGGTGAATCAGGGTACTTACAACAATCCGTTGGTAGGAGCTTATCTGTTCCCTCGTGGTAATGACTGGGAAGATATTAAAATGTACGAACGCTATGACGTTGCACGTAAGATCTATACTCAGTACTGGCCGACAGGTGATGGTAATATGACTATGCAGAATCCTTATTGGGTGAACTACCGTAACTTGCGTGAAAATAAGAAAGATCGCTATATGTTAGGTGCAAGTCTGAATTATCAGATTCTTGACTGGTTAAATGTTTCCGGACGTGTCCGCCTGGATAATTCTAACAATGATTATACGGAAAAGGCTTATGCCAGTACAAATACTCAGCTGACAGAGTTGTCAGATCGTGGTCTTTATGGCATTTCCAGAAGCTACGAAAAGCAGTTGTATGCAGACTTCCTGGTAAGTGTAAACAAAACATTCGGTGAAAAATGGTCTTTACAAGCTAATATGGGTGGATCGTTTACTGATATGCGATATGATGAAATGGCTGTACGCGGACCTATTGCTGATGATTCAAAAACGTTTGCTGGTGAAAAAGCCGGATTGACAAACGGTTTCTATATTCAAAATCTGAGTACGACCAAGACAAGCAAAATGCAGTCAGGATGGCGTGAACAGACTCAGTCTATCTATGCATCTGCCGAAGTTGGCTACCAAAGTACTTATTATCTGACATTGACAGGTCGTAATGACTGGCCTTCACAGTTGGCAGGCCGTAACTCTGTCAATAAATCATTCTTCTACCCTTCGGTAGGTATGTCTGTAGTGTTATCTGAATTGATGCCTAAATTGAATAAGGACTATCTGTCTTACTGGAAGATACGCGGTTCTTTTGCTTCTGTAGGTACAGCATTCGAAAGATATATAGCTAATCCTTTGTTCGCATGGAATACCAGTATCGGTCAGTGGAGTAACCTGACTGACTTCCCGGTATATGACTTGAAACCGGAACGTACCAATTCTTTTGAAGTAGGTATGAATATGCGTTTTCTTAAGAACTTCGAACTGGATGTGACTTATTATAACGCCAAGACAATGAATCAGACATTCAATCCTGAGTTGCCGGTAGGTGAATATGCTCGTATCTACATTCAGACAGGTGCAGTTCGCAATCAAGGTCTTGAGTTAGCGTTGAATTACAATAATACATGGAAAGATTTTACTTGGAATACAGGAGTTACTTATTCAATGAACAAGAATAAGATTCTTACCTTAGCTGATAATGCCATCAATCCTATCACTCGCGAGAAATTCTCTATTTCTTCTCTGAATATGGGTGGTCTGGGTAGTACCCGTTTCATCCTGAAAGAAGGTGGAAGCATGGGTGACATTTACTCCTTGATGGATTTGAAGAGAGATGCCAATGGAGCTGTTTATATCGATGAGAACAACAGTGTTGTAACAGAGAGTCTGGAAGCTAATAATTACATCAAATTAGGTAGTGTATTGCCGAAAGGAAACTTGGCATGGCGTAACAATTTCAGTTGGAAAAACATTAATGTGGCATTCCTTGTATCAGCTCGTCTGGGTGGAGTTGTATTCTCACGTACACAAGCTGTTCTTGATAACTTCGGAGTTTCTGAAGCATCTGCTGCTGCACGTGACAAAGGTTATGTATCGGTAAATGGAAACGACCGTGTAAATCCGGAAGGCTGGTATTCAGTAGTAGCTGGTGGTACGGCTGTTCCTCAGTATTATATTTATTCCGCTACTAATATTCGTTTGCAGGAAGCTTCTATCGGTTATACTATTCCGAGAAAATGGCTGGGCAATGTGTGTGATATCAAAGTTTCATTGATCGGACGTAATCTTTGGATGATCTACAACAAGGCTCCTTTCGATCCTGAAAGCGTGGCATCTACTGATAACTTCTATCAGGGAATTGACTACTTTATGATGCCTTCATTGCGTAATATTGGCTTTAATCTGAGCTTTAAATTCTAA
- a CDS encoding RagB/SusD family nutrient uptake outer membrane protein, giving the protein MKNIINKLVFGSLTVALSSCIGNYENINSNPYEAPDLSADGYALGSAMNNLAGCVVSPDVNTAQFTDCLLGGPLGGYFADSNAGFTETISNFNPKDDWSRVFLKSDKIIPTLYSNLTQVKLVSQNTNDPVPYAIAQVIKVAAMHRVTDAFGPIPYSQIGANGEIATPYDSQEVTYNTFFDELNAAIATLNENSNEQLVPTADYIYKGDVKKWIRFANSLKLRLAIRIAYANPVKAQQMAEEAVNPANGGVIESNADNATWNYFETSQNPIYVATRYNQVQTSDHGGVPCLTGGDTHAAADIICYMNGYKDNRREKFFTKSEWAGQDYVGMRRGIVIPELKTTGHKYSGVNIAPTSPLYWMNAAEVAFLRAEGQAVFNFSMGGTAESFYNQGIRLSFEQWGADGVEDYLKDDVNKPTAYTDPAGTNTYQNALSNITIKWNDSADKEEKQERIIVQKWIANWQLGNEAWADFRRTGYPKLIPVKENKSGGVVDSEKGARRMPYPLDEFVSNKANVEYAIANYLHGADNMATDVWWASKK; this is encoded by the coding sequence ATGAAAAATATAATAAATAAATTAGTATTTGGATCTCTTACCGTTGCCTTGTCCTCGTGTATCGGTAACTATGAGAATATCAATTCCAACCCATATGAAGCTCCTGATTTGTCAGCGGATGGATATGCTTTGGGATCTGCCATGAATAACCTGGCCGGTTGCGTGGTATCACCGGATGTAAATACAGCTCAGTTCACAGACTGCTTGTTGGGCGGACCTTTAGGCGGATATTTTGCCGATTCTAATGCCGGTTTTACAGAAACCATTTCAAACTTCAATCCGAAAGACGACTGGAGCCGTGTGTTTCTGAAAAGTGATAAGATTATTCCGACATTATATTCTAATCTGACCCAAGTGAAACTTGTATCACAAAATACGAATGATCCGGTTCCTTATGCCATTGCACAAGTGATAAAGGTGGCAGCTATGCATCGTGTAACTGATGCTTTCGGTCCGATACCTTATTCTCAGATAGGTGCGAATGGCGAAATTGCTACTCCTTATGATTCTCAGGAAGTGACATATAATACATTCTTCGATGAGTTGAATGCAGCTATTGCCACACTCAATGAGAATTCTAACGAACAGCTCGTTCCTACAGCCGACTATATATATAAAGGTGATGTAAAGAAGTGGATCAGATTTGCCAACTCACTGAAGTTGCGTCTTGCTATCCGTATAGCTTATGCTAATCCGGTGAAAGCTCAACAGATGGCTGAAGAAGCTGTGAATCCTGCAAACGGAGGTGTCATCGAATCGAATGCGGACAATGCAACATGGAACTACTTTGAGACTTCACAAAATCCTATTTATGTAGCTACCCGCTACAATCAGGTACAGACTTCCGATCATGGCGGCGTACCCTGTTTGACTGGCGGTGATACGCATGCTGCTGCCGATATCATCTGCTATATGAATGGTTACAAGGATAACAGACGTGAAAAGTTCTTCACAAAATCCGAATGGGCGGGACAGGACTATGTAGGAATGCGTCGTGGTATTGTCATTCCCGAACTGAAGACAACCGGACATAAATACTCTGGGGTGAACATTGCTCCTACATCTCCGCTTTATTGGATGAATGCAGCCGAAGTAGCTTTCTTACGTGCTGAAGGGCAAGCTGTTTTTAACTTCAGCATGGGTGGTACAGCAGAATCATTCTATAATCAAGGTATCCGTCTGTCATTTGAGCAATGGGGTGCAGACGGTGTGGAAGACTATCTGAAAGATGATGTAAACAAACCGACTGCATATACAGACCCGGCAGGTACGAACACTTATCAGAATGCTTTGTCCAATATCACTATTAAATGGAATGATAGTGCTGACAAAGAAGAGAAGCAAGAACGCATTATCGTGCAGAAGTGGATTGCCAACTGGCAATTGGGTAATGAAGCTTGGGCAGACTTCCGCCGTACCGGATATCCGAAACTGATCCCGGTGAAAGAAAATAAGAGCGGTGGTGTCGTTGATTCAGAGAAAGGGGCGCGTCGTATGCCTTATCCGTTGGATGAGTTTGTCAGCAATAAAGCAAATGTAGAATATGCGATTGCCAACTACTTGCACGGTGCAGATAACATGGCTACAGATGTATGGTGGGCTTCTAAAAAATAA